A single genomic interval of Picosynechococcus sp. PCC 7003 harbors:
- the atpB gene encoding F0F1 ATP synthase subunit A yields MLNSLTTFSLFPLAELEVGKHFYWELGGLKVHGQVLMTSWFVIAVLVLASILATRNVQRVPGGFQNFMEYALEFIRDLAKNQLGEKEYRPWVPFIGTLFLFIFIANWSGALVPWKIIGLPEGELAAPTNDINTTVALALLTSLAYFYAGFKKRGIGYLKKYLEPTPILLPINILEDFTKPLSLSFRLFGNILADELVVGVLVFLVPLIIPLPLMALGLFASAIQALIFATLAAAYIAEAMEGHH; encoded by the coding sequence ATGCTTAATAGTTTAACTACATTTAGTTTATTTCCCCTTGCTGAACTCGAAGTCGGCAAACATTTTTATTGGGAACTCGGTGGCTTAAAAGTTCACGGACAGGTATTAATGACCTCTTGGTTCGTTATTGCTGTGCTCGTGCTTGCTTCGATCCTAGCAACCCGCAATGTTCAGCGTGTCCCTGGTGGTTTCCAAAACTTCATGGAATACGCCCTCGAATTTATTCGGGATCTGGCTAAAAACCAGCTAGGCGAAAAAGAATATCGTCCTTGGGTGCCTTTCATTGGAACATTGTTCCTCTTCATCTTCATTGCCAACTGGTCCGGTGCCCTTGTGCCTTGGAAAATCATTGGTTTACCCGAAGGTGAATTGGCGGCTCCCACCAACGACATTAATACCACCGTAGCCCTAGCTCTGTTGACTTCCTTGGCATATTTTTATGCTGGGTTCAAAAAGCGTGGAATTGGTTACCTGAAAAAATATTTGGAACCGACCCCTATCCTGCTTCCAATTAACATTCTGGAAGATTTCACCAAGCCCCTCTCCCTGAGCTTCCGTCTTTTCGGAAACATCCTCGCGGATGAACTGGTGGTTGGTGTACTGGTTTTTTTGGTTCCCCTGATTATTCCTTTACCCTTGATGGCACTCGGTTTATTCGCCAGTGCGATCCAAGCGTTGATTTTTGCCACCCTCGCAGCAGCCTATATTGCTGAGGCGATGGAAGGCCATCACTAA
- a CDS encoding ATP synthase subunit I: MDEYYQLKQSIFFVTLAISGAIALLVWYFYSAQAAVSYLIGAGVGIIYLRQLAKSVEKISSNNPRTGSGRLALFIGLIVIATQLEQLEILPAFLGFITYKLAIIVYVLPNSLLAADKTN; encoded by the coding sequence ATGGACGAGTACTATCAGCTCAAACAGTCCATTTTTTTTGTGACTCTTGCCATCAGTGGGGCGATCGCCCTATTGGTCTGGTACTTTTATTCTGCCCAAGCAGCGGTGAGTTATCTCATTGGTGCTGGCGTTGGAATAATTTATTTGAGACAGTTGGCAAAAAGCGTAGAAAAAATCAGTAGCAACAATCCCAGAACAGGTTCCGGTCGCTTAGCCCTCTTTATTGGCTTGATCGTCATCGCAACCCAACTGGAGCAACTGGAAATCCTACCCGCTTTTTTAGGGTTCATTACCTATAAACTTGCCATCATTGTTTATGTCCTGCCGAATAGTTTACTTGCCGCAGACAAAACAAATTAG
- a CDS encoding aldo/keto reductase — MREQLILPTMGCGTWAWGNRLLWGYQPSMDQELQQVFNFCVTSGITLFDTGDSYGTGRLSGRSESLLGQFSQAYAGRHQQEIVLATKLAPYPWRLTAGSMKRAGAASAKRLQRPIDLVQMHWSTANYAPWQEKRLLRGLAELYEAGQVKGVGLSNYGGQRLREVHRWFQDWGVPIRTLQVQYSLLSTDPVLKYDVKAVCDELGIQLIAYSPLALGLLTGKYSLDKPLPKGLRRRVFRQVLPNMAPLQSCLQELMALHQKTMAQVALNWCICKGTMPIPGAKNLTQAQENAGALGWHLSAAEVEALDQAAAQVTKTMVQNPFQSR; from the coding sequence ATGCGAGAGCAACTCATTCTCCCCACCATGGGCTGTGGCACTTGGGCCTGGGGCAATCGCCTCCTGTGGGGCTACCAACCCAGCATGGATCAAGAATTACAACAGGTGTTTAATTTCTGTGTGACTAGCGGCATTACCCTTTTTGATACGGGGGATTCCTATGGTACCGGGCGTTTAAGCGGTCGTAGCGAAAGCCTGCTGGGGCAATTTTCCCAAGCCTACGCTGGTCGTCACCAACAGGAAATCGTTCTAGCGACTAAACTGGCTCCCTACCCTTGGCGGCTCACCGCTGGCTCGATGAAACGGGCTGGAGCTGCCTCCGCGAAACGTTTACAGCGGCCAATTGATTTAGTGCAAATGCATTGGTCAACGGCAAATTATGCCCCTTGGCAAGAAAAACGATTATTGCGCGGTTTGGCAGAACTTTACGAAGCGGGCCAGGTAAAAGGCGTCGGATTATCCAATTATGGTGGTCAGCGACTAAGGGAGGTGCACCGTTGGTTTCAGGATTGGGGCGTACCCATTCGGACATTACAGGTGCAGTATTCTCTGCTTTCAACGGATCCGGTGCTGAAATACGATGTCAAAGCAGTCTGCGACGAATTGGGGATTCAGCTAATCGCCTACAGTCCCCTGGCCCTTGGTCTGTTGACCGGAAAATACAGCTTAGATAAACCGCTGCCCAAAGGTCTACGACGACGCGTTTTCAGGCAAGTCCTGCCAAATATGGCTCCATTACAGAGTTGTTTACAGGAACTGATGGCGCTGCACCAAAAAACCATGGCCCAGGTCGCTTTAAACTGGTGTATTTGTAAAGGGACAATGCCGATTCCGGGGGCAAAAAATCTGACCCAAGCCCAGGAAAATGCTGGGGCATTAGGGTGGCACCTAAGCGCCGCTGAAGTAGAAGCTCTCGATCAAGCGGCAGCCCAAGTCACAAAAACCATGGTGCAAAATCCGTTCCAATCCCGTTAA
- the ispG gene encoding (E)-4-hydroxy-3-methylbut-2-enyl-diphosphate synthase, protein MQALERPVPTTDSLVDTTIHRRKTRAVKVGNVTIGSDYPVVVQSMINEDTLDVEGSVAAIRRLHEIGCEIVRVTVPSMAHARSLAQIKAKLAETYQAVPIVADVHHNGMKIALEVAKHVDKVRINPGLYVFEQASGDRTGYTEAEFAAIGEKIRETLEPLVVSLRDQGKAMRIGVNHGSLAERMLFTYGDTPEGMVESALEFIRICQSLDFHNLIISMKASRVPVMLAAYRLMAKRMDELGMDYPLHLGVTEAGDGEYGRIKSTAGIGTLLAEGIGDTIRVSLTEAPEKEIPVCYSILQALGLRKTMVEYVACPSCGRTLFNLEEVLHKVREATNHLTGLDIAVMGCIVNGPGEMADADYGYVGKTPGVISLYRGREEIRKVPEAQGVEELINLIKADGRWVDPPQ, encoded by the coding sequence ATGCAAGCTTTAGAGCGTCCCGTGCCAACGACCGATTCCCTTGTGGATACTACTATCCATCGCCGGAAAACCAGAGCTGTCAAGGTGGGTAATGTCACCATCGGCAGTGATTATCCTGTGGTTGTCCAGTCGATGATCAACGAAGATACCCTTGACGTGGAGGGCTCTGTCGCGGCAATCCGCCGACTCCATGAAATTGGCTGCGAAATTGTCCGGGTCACTGTTCCGAGTATGGCCCACGCCCGCTCCCTGGCTCAAATCAAAGCCAAGCTCGCTGAAACCTACCAGGCAGTGCCAATTGTGGCGGATGTCCACCATAACGGCATGAAAATTGCTCTGGAAGTCGCCAAACATGTTGACAAAGTCCGTATCAACCCTGGTCTTTATGTTTTTGAACAGGCCAGTGGCGATCGCACCGGTTATACCGAAGCAGAATTTGCGGCCATTGGCGAGAAAATTCGCGAAACCCTCGAACCCCTGGTGGTTTCCCTGCGGGATCAAGGGAAAGCAATGCGCATTGGCGTGAACCATGGCTCCCTCGCGGAACGGATGCTTTTCACCTATGGGGATACCCCCGAAGGCATGGTGGAATCAGCCTTAGAATTTATTCGAATTTGTCAGTCCCTCGATTTCCATAACTTGATCATTTCCATGAAGGCGTCCCGTGTCCCGGTGATGTTGGCCGCCTATCGCCTCATGGCGAAACGGATGGATGAACTGGGCATGGACTATCCCCTCCACCTGGGCGTAACCGAAGCCGGAGATGGGGAATATGGTCGGATCAAATCCACCGCTGGCATTGGCACACTCCTGGCTGAAGGCATTGGGGACACCATCCGCGTTTCCCTGACGGAAGCTCCTGAAAAAGAAATTCCCGTCTGTTATAGCATCCTCCAAGCCCTGGGACTGCGTAAAACCATGGTGGAATACGTCGCCTGTCCCTCCTGTGGCCGGACGCTTTTTAACCTCGAAGAAGTACTCCATAAGGTGCGCGAAGCAACAAATCACCTTACGGGCTTAGATATTGCCGTGATGGGTTGTATCGTCAATGGCCCCGGTGAAATGGCTGACGCAGATTATGGCTATGTGGGGAAAACGCCCGGTGTTATTTCCCTATACCGTGGCCGCGAAGAAATTCGTAAAGTCCCGGAAGCCCAGGGGGTTGAAGAACTGATTAACCTCATTAAAGCTGACGGTCGCTGGGTTGATCCCCCCCAATAG
- a CDS encoding phosphotransacetylase family protein encodes MTNSTQHIVVASTEPYSGKSAVLLGLVQSLKQKGISVAYSKPIGTVWHDEQNGRFTRIEDDLRFLGEAFGLKETEVRSPVLFLDEATVAQRLTGQDQTDYPQKLKDDLGAIASDITFIEAPKSLWEGSLFNLSAGEIATTLGAKILLVIPYHHKLLVDSLLTIYRFLGDRLMGVVINKIPPEALETAETQIKPFLSQRGIDVYGLVPADRILRSVTVRELVKRLNAEVLCRANRLDLMVESLTIGAMNVNSALKYFRQRQNMAVVTGGDRTDLQLAALETSTQCLILTGHVAPQEIILNRAEDLEIPILSVDYDTLTTVEIIDQAFNHVRLQEPIKVEVAQTLFQKHFDFERFLAQMPFPVA; translated from the coding sequence GTGACCAATTCAACCCAACATATCGTCGTTGCTTCTACCGAACCCTACAGTGGGAAATCCGCTGTGCTACTTGGGTTGGTACAGAGCCTCAAGCAAAAAGGCATTTCTGTGGCCTACAGTAAACCCATCGGTACGGTCTGGCATGACGAGCAGAATGGGCGGTTCACCCGCATCGAAGATGATCTCCGGTTCCTCGGAGAAGCCTTTGGTCTCAAGGAAACGGAAGTGCGATCGCCGGTACTTTTTCTGGATGAAGCAACGGTGGCCCAGCGACTCACGGGTCAAGATCAAACCGATTATCCCCAAAAACTCAAGGATGATCTAGGGGCGATCGCCAGTGACATCACCTTTATCGAAGCCCCCAAAAGTCTCTGGGAGGGTAGCCTATTCAACCTCTCCGCTGGGGAGATTGCCACGACCCTAGGGGCAAAAATTCTGTTAGTAATTCCCTACCATCACAAACTTTTAGTTGATAGTTTGTTGACAATTTATCGTTTCCTGGGCGATCGCCTTATGGGAGTGGTGATTAACAAAATTCCCCCCGAAGCCCTCGAAACCGCCGAAACCCAAATTAAGCCCTTCTTATCCCAGCGTGGGATCGATGTCTATGGGCTTGTCCCCGCTGACCGTATCCTCCGTAGTGTGACGGTTCGGGAATTGGTCAAGCGTCTCAATGCTGAAGTACTCTGTCGGGCCAATCGTCTAGATCTGATGGTCGAGAGTCTCACCATTGGTGCGATGAACGTCAATTCTGCCTTGAAATATTTCCGGCAACGGCAAAATATGGCGGTGGTCACTGGGGGCGATCGCACGGATCTTCAACTGGCTGCCCTAGAAACCTCAACCCAATGTCTGATCCTGACAGGCCATGTGGCTCCCCAAGAAATTATTCTCAACCGCGCTGAAGATCTAGAAATTCCCATTCTATCGGTGGACTATGACACCCTGACCACTGTTGAAATCATCGACCAAGCCTTTAACCATGTGCGCCTCCAGGAGCCGATTAAGGTAGAAGTGGCCCAGACCCTATTCCAAAAGCATTTTGACTTCGAGCGTTTCTTGGCCCAGATGCCCTTTCCCGTTGCCTAG
- the ebsA gene encoding type IV pilus biogenesis protein EbsA, translating into MAVFDDIQAAGKGEVMVYAPYYPKNKQKTLPKALGLYQIGAVEGKRVIEKGENIPFVASWYVSKLPSEMTSCRLQFAAQAELSYSVTLPNHQFVDYLIDLLIGFSRDGAIDFPKDFYRELLGLKKE; encoded by the coding sequence ATGGCCGTTTTTGACGATATCCAAGCTGCAGGAAAGGGAGAAGTGATGGTTTATGCTCCCTATTACCCAAAAAATAAACAAAAAACACTGCCAAAAGCCCTCGGACTATACCAGATCGGCGCCGTTGAGGGAAAACGTGTGATCGAAAAGGGAGAAAATATCCCCTTTGTGGCCAGTTGGTATGTCTCTAAATTACCGTCTGAAATGACCAGTTGTCGCCTGCAATTTGCGGCCCAGGCGGAGCTCAGTTACAGCGTGACATTACCGAACCACCAGTTTGTGGACTACCTCATTGATCTTTTAATTGGCTTCAGCCGTGACGGGGCCATTGACTTTCCTAAGGATTTTTATCGGGAGCTCCTGGGCCTGAAAAAAGAATAG
- the dusA gene encoding tRNA dihydrouridine(20/20a) synthase DusA — translation MSKRINTVVCPHLLSVAPMMDRTDRHFRYLMRQISRRTLLYTEMITTQAIIHGDRPKLLDFDAAEHPISLQLGGDNPKELAECAKVGEDWGYDEINLNVGCPSPRVQQGNFGACLMTQPELVADCVAAMQAAVSIPVTVKHRIGVDDQDSYADLCRFIEIVSQTGCDRFSVHARKAWLQGLSPKENRTVPPLRYEDVYRLKQDFPHLWIEINGGITELAQIKAHLTQVDAVMVGRAAYDNPYLFATVDRDIYGEAVQPKSRHEIVESMLPYIERSTKAGVKLHSISRHMLSLFLGQPGTKAWKRFITEEGRGTTVGREIIEQALALVPQTNAIAMI, via the coding sequence ATGTCGAAGAGGATCAATACCGTGGTTTGTCCCCATTTGTTAAGTGTAGCCCCGATGATGGATCGCACCGACCGTCATTTCCGCTATCTAATGCGCCAAATCAGCCGACGGACATTGCTCTACACGGAGATGATTACCACCCAGGCGATTATCCATGGCGATCGCCCCAAACTTTTAGATTTCGATGCCGCAGAGCATCCCATTTCCCTCCAGTTGGGAGGCGATAACCCGAAGGAATTGGCCGAATGCGCCAAGGTGGGCGAAGACTGGGGTTACGACGAAATCAACCTCAATGTAGGCTGTCCCAGTCCCCGAGTGCAACAGGGCAATTTTGGTGCTTGTTTAATGACCCAGCCGGAATTGGTGGCCGATTGTGTGGCGGCGATGCAGGCTGCGGTCAGCATTCCCGTTACGGTCAAACATCGCATCGGCGTCGATGACCAAGATAGTTACGCAGACCTCTGCCGTTTTATCGAGATTGTCTCCCAAACTGGGTGTGATCGCTTCTCTGTCCATGCCCGCAAAGCTTGGTTACAGGGTTTAAGCCCCAAGGAAAATCGCACGGTCCCTCCCCTCCGGTACGAAGATGTTTATCGCCTCAAACAGGATTTCCCTCACCTCTGGATTGAAATTAATGGCGGTATTACAGAGTTAGCGCAAATCAAAGCACATCTCACCCAAGTGGACGCAGTCATGGTGGGGCGGGCGGCCTATGACAATCCCTATCTGTTTGCGACGGTGGATCGCGATATCTACGGGGAAGCGGTTCAGCCTAAGAGCCGCCATGAAATTGTTGAGAGCATGTTGCCCTATATTGAACGTTCCACAAAAGCTGGGGTAAAACTCCACAGCATTAGCCGTCATATGTTGTCGCTATTTTTAGGACAACCCGGCACCAAAGCATGGAAGCGGTTTATCACCGAGGAAGGCCGGGGAACAACGGTGGGCCGGGAAATCATTGAGCAGGCCTTGGCCCTAGTGCCCCAGACAAATGCGATCGCCATGATTTAG
- a CDS encoding four-carbon acid sugar kinase family protein: protein MPIVKPKIIVIDDDPTGSQTVHSCPLLLRWDVKTLRLGLRDAAPILFILANTRALTEPEAIATTTEVCQNLKIALEQENIQEYLIVSRSDSTLRGHFPAETEAIAKVLGPFDACFFAPAFFEGGRITRNGIHYVRENERLIPVAETEFAGDRLFGFQDSFLPDFIATKTQDAVTAAQVDCLSPGNLPDDNLQDYFCRLRDGKYVVLDGEQQADFDRLVPALFQAIHQGKKFLFRSAASLLTSLADLGPQPIPPEESFTVRRSPKPGLIIVGSHTQKTTVQLAELLQLKSIVGIEIDVELCQTSQGRDQLEAVILEQIPKIRQAGQTPVLFTSRQAIASDQAQYNLEFGQNITTLFLELLAQLPADLGFMISKGGNTTNALLQKGLRVPVIQLLGQIIPGCCLVQTEHEHPQFPQLPVVLFPGNVGDRHSLVTAYQRLQIPS from the coding sequence ATGCCAATAGTGAAGCCAAAAATTATTGTGATTGATGATGACCCGACAGGCTCCCAAACGGTACATAGTTGTCCCTTGCTACTACGTTGGGATGTGAAGACACTGCGGCTTGGTTTGCGAGATGCTGCACCCATTCTGTTCATCTTGGCGAATACCCGTGCGTTGACGGAACCGGAGGCGATCGCCACCACCACAGAAGTTTGTCAGAATCTCAAAATCGCCCTTGAGCAGGAAAATATTCAGGAATATCTCATCGTCAGCCGTTCAGACTCCACCTTGAGGGGCCATTTCCCCGCCGAAACCGAGGCGATCGCCAAAGTGTTGGGGCCATTTGATGCCTGTTTTTTTGCCCCAGCATTTTTTGAGGGGGGGCGCATTACTCGCAACGGCATTCACTACGTCCGGGAAAATGAACGCTTGATCCCCGTGGCTGAGACAGAATTTGCAGGCGATCGCCTCTTTGGTTTTCAGGACAGTTTTTTGCCTGATTTTATTGCGACGAAAACCCAGGACGCAGTGACAGCGGCCCAAGTGGATTGCCTCAGTCCAGGGAATTTACCCGACGACAATCTCCAAGATTATTTTTGTCGTCTGCGGGATGGCAAATACGTTGTCCTCGACGGCGAACAACAGGCTGATTTTGATCGTCTAGTTCCGGCGCTATTCCAAGCGATTCACCAGGGCAAAAAGTTTCTCTTTCGCAGTGCCGCCAGTTTGCTCACTTCCCTCGCCGATCTTGGCCCCCAACCGATTCCGCCGGAAGAAAGTTTTACCGTGCGGCGATCGCCAAAACCAGGCCTAATTATTGTCGGCTCCCATACCCAAAAAACAACCGTCCAACTCGCAGAATTACTGCAATTGAAAAGCATTGTCGGCATTGAAATTGACGTAGAACTGTGCCAAACATCCCAGGGCCGTGATCAGCTAGAAGCGGTGATTCTGGAGCAGATCCCCAAAATTCGCCAAGCCGGACAAACCCCAGTGCTTTTTACCAGTCGTCAGGCGATCGCCAGCGACCAAGCTCAGTACAACCTCGAATTTGGTCAAAATATCACGACTCTATTCCTTGAACTTCTTGCCCAGTTGCCCGCGGATCTCGGCTTTATGATCAGCAAAGGGGGCAACACTACCAACGCCTTGCTCCAAAAAGGGTTACGGGTTCCCGTGATCCAATTGCTCGGCCAAATCATTCCTGGTTGTTGCCTCGTGCAAACGGAGCATGAGCACCCGCAATTTCCCCAGTTACCCGTGGTACTGTTTCCTGGCAATGTAGGCGATCGCCACAGTCTCGTCACCGCTTACCAACGCCTCCAAATTCCCAGTTGA
- the rsmG gene encoding 16S rRNA (guanine(527)-N(7))-methyltransferase RsmG has product MNDIEAQFRNLFQRYADPHLWQPTPSYFPALAALYHGICDGNQRLNLTRITSPEDFWEKHLWDSYAALKLDLLGERLTQPQNVIDVGTGGGFPGIPLAIAFPQWQITLLDSTRKKINFLVELSQTLQLNTLGIADRAETLGQDPNHRERYDIATIRAVGKASLCVEYLLPLLKIGGLAILYRGQWSETETEQLQKAITQCGGQLLAVQQFTTPITQGQRTCLYIEKSAPTPDQFPRTIGLPKQSPLAPV; this is encoded by the coding sequence ATGAACGACATCGAAGCCCAATTTCGTAACCTATTCCAGCGCTATGCCGATCCTCACCTCTGGCAGCCCACTCCCTCCTACTTCCCAGCCCTTGCCGCCCTTTACCACGGCATTTGTGACGGCAACCAACGACTAAACCTCACTCGGATCACGTCTCCAGAAGACTTTTGGGAAAAGCACTTGTGGGATTCCTACGCCGCTTTGAAACTGGATCTACTGGGGGAACGTTTAACCCAACCCCAAAACGTGATTGATGTGGGCACCGGGGGCGGTTTCCCTGGGATTCCCCTGGCGATCGCCTTTCCTCAGTGGCAAATTACCTTGCTCGATTCCACCCGCAAAAAAATTAATTTTCTCGTTGAACTGAGCCAAACCCTCCAACTGAATACCCTTGGCATCGCTGACCGAGCTGAAACTCTAGGTCAAGACCCGAATCACCGTGAACGCTACGACATTGCGACGATCCGCGCCGTGGGCAAAGCTTCCCTTTGTGTGGAATATCTTTTACCCCTCTTGAAAATTGGTGGCCTCGCAATTCTCTATCGGGGTCAATGGTCTGAAACGGAAACAGAACAACTGCAAAAGGCGATCACCCAATGTGGCGGCCAACTCCTCGCCGTACAGCAATTTACAACCCCCATTACCCAGGGCCAGCGCACCTGTCTCTACATCGAAAAAAGCGCCCCAACCCCAGACCAATTCCCCAGGACGATCGGCCTGCCGAAACAATCCCCCCTCGCTCCGGTTTAA